Within the Populus trichocarpa isolate Nisqually-1 chromosome 14, P.trichocarpa_v4.1, whole genome shotgun sequence genome, the region CATAGAAGAGACCGGGATAGCTAGGATAAAATTCGTTCCAAAACTATtttcgatttatttttatattctcattttcatttctttaaccACACACTCGATTTTCTACCAAtcaatttttactattttatttattttgtttgagcaATGATCGCTCGAATCCTGCTTTTGGGCAACTGGCACAGGTATAGCTACTTCAAAGGAACAATCCATGAGagttaaaaagaaatgatgacaaaattatgattgttattACTCATCTAGCAGATGGTGTTGGTGTTACGgtttaattgtaattgtaattttgattttattttttattttttagttttaaattaattttttagataattttaatacgtgaatttaaaaaataaattttaaaaaataaaaaatattttgataaatttataagtgaaaaatattttgaaaagtaacatTTACCGTGCTTCCAAACAGTCATAATaggttttgctttttaaaatgttttacataccaaaaaaacattaaatttatatttctaagtgtttttttttatgattttaatgtgttgatgttaaaaaaattatgatgtattttcaaatgaaaattatttttaaatagcacCCTAAACCACATTACTAATTACACAATTCTCTTGCcacaaaattatgattatgagcttaaattgagttttaaattgaattaaaaaataatttaatgagatttaattgataaattgagttttttaatgagttaattctatatttttttcataaaaattcaaattattaccGTTTCAACTAGAATAATTAACTCCATAATTtagtaattcaatttttttacattaatttacAAGCCGGTCTAACAATTATGCGCTGCAAAGAAATGATCCCGTGCTATTATAATCTCTAGTTTGAGGTGGGCTAGGTATTGTTTGAgagtattataatttttatttttagatgtgttttaaaagtatattttttttaaaaaaaatattaatttaatatttaatattttttaaatgtttttaaataattttattatactagtatttaaaataaaaactactttacaatacaatattaaaaacagAATTAACTGTCATGATTGTAATCAATTATAGAATGTAAATCATGGGCTCCATGGGCTATAGATACTGGAGCtagaaattcaagaaattataacaattaaaaaaaattcaagaatacaAGAAACACTGGATCCACAAGACTGTCATCAAATTCTATATTGAGATCTTCTTGAGATATTTTCTCAGTATTTAGttttttgcactaaaaaaactatcatgTCGATCTAATCCATGTGAACaaaacaagatatatatatatatatatattaaccaataatactattgaaatcattttttatatatatagatatgatCTGCctatttcatttgaaattccatttattttctctaCTATTTGTCATGGgatatgcttcttcttcttttttccttctcttttagaGATTTCCTTGCCATGACAAGAAAAGAgggaataaaaaaggaaaaatcaattttatttctaatctaTATATTCATTTTCAATTGGTTCCCGAACTTGTAAATCTTATCAATTTAGTCCCGAACTTTCAAGACAATCGTAGACTATATTCTTTCACTAATGTTCATTGacttttaaatgaatttatttttcaaaaatgaattatttaatatcatataatatgcaaattaaacaaaaaatatacaaaaagatCCTATTGAGAAATGCCGGGAAAGTCCAGTAACgtatttgatattttgatagtggttatttttaaaagtattttttatttaaaaatatattaatttttaaatttatttttgatattaatatattaaaataatataaaattaacaagaaataacttaataaaaaaattgacaaacaaCGTTTTGGCCGCAATGCTAAACTCGCTCTAGGACCTAATCGATAAAATTTATAGATCTGAGACTTAATTTAAAATAGGTATGTAGAATAGGGACTGGATCGTGCGGAGTGTAAATAAAACCATCGAGAATGTTGCTAACACGCCACTAAAAGTGACATCGGGAACTGCACTTTTGGTCTCTTAAATAAATGCTTCAGGCTAAGGTGACGTTTTTTGTTGGATAAGACACTGAAGGTTTGAAAGATGTGTCTTTGACTTTCACCTTCAGCTACGAATTCAAATGAGCTTACTGAATACCCCCTCAAGAAATGTAATTTATACTTTCTTCCCagtattagatttttttttgtatcagtGTCCGCTTGTCTACGCCTTTGTCTGTGTTTGAGgtaagaatatattattttttattactaaatcTCACttcaattagattttaaataaaatattacacacacactaataaatctaaaaaaaatattatccttaatAATACTTAAAtcaccattttttatttaaaaaaaataataaaacaaccgCTATGATTTTCTtaactaaattatttaaaaccaaaacaacaactattacaaaaaaaaaacacaaaaaactaaGTTGGATTCTCCAAGCAATTCATGTCACtagaaatgataattttactcaaattagataaatattaaatccattcaaatgaacaataaatattttcatccaATCATCTTCaagtaaaattcaaaaattaaaaattaaaaattaaattatatataaatattattaaattcaactcAAACCTAACATGAGATCACCCGATCCAACCACATTGACAGACCGAAGTGCATAAACAACCTTGaagattgaaaatattaattttatttcaagtacAAGATGATGTCATGCAAAGGctacaaaattaaagaataacaaaaaccaAAGGGGTAGGGatgcaaaaagaagaaaagtagaAGTCTTAATTAAGGCGGGAGATTAGTCCAAATTGATAACAAGCATCTCTCTTCCTTTCCTTGTTATGCCAAAACCTCCACTAAGCTCTCAAAAGCCTCCTCTAATCCTCCCTTCCCTTAAAcagcaaaaagaaaagcatatcCAACACCCAAAGAGCAAAGAGAACAGCAGCAGTAGTAGTCAAGAAGTACCAGCTAACCAAGCCACCCGAAGATAAGCCCCCCACACATATATCCATGGAGGATCTGTACGGAGCGGCAGCGGCTACTGAGCCGGAAGAAATCTCGACTTTCCTTCATCAACTCCTCCACAACAACTCTTCTTCCCCTTCTAAATTCATGCATCATGCCCTCTCTACCCCAGTGGAGAATGGCGTGGAATTGTTAGATCGCCACCGGTTTTCTGAGACGGAGTGTGGTGCTGGTGTTAATTTCTCTGATCCTGATGGTTATTATGCTAAAGAAGGCGTGGGAAATGCGGTCGTTTCAAAGAGGGGAGGAGTCTCTGTGGAGGATGATCTAGGTGATTTTAGCTGCGATAGTGAGGTAATTTAGCACCTTATTCAAGCAATCTCTtgagttacttttttttaaaaaaattgtacggataatatatatattgctttaaaatattttgaatatagaAGGGGGTGGAGGTGCAAGCTAATACAGCGCGGCCGCGAAGTTCGTCGAAGAGGAGTAGAGCTGCGGAGGTTCATAATTTATCTGAAAAGGTTCGTTTTTGCAAGACacccatattattattattattattattattattattattatcttgattGTATGGAATTTAATTTGTGTGGGTTTGATTTGAAATGGATGGATTTTtgaatagaggaggaggagcaggATCAATGAGAAAATGAAAGCATTACAGAATTTAATTCCTAATTCTAATAAGGTACACTATGTTTTATAGCaaacaagttttaattagtAAGTTGAATGCAAAGAGTTTCAATTGAATTACTGTATGATTTGGAGttatattgttttggttttgatagACGGATAAGGCTTCGATGCTGGATGAGGCCATTGAATACTTGAAGCAGCTTCAGCTTCAAGTGCAGGTGAGTGGTTTCTATGGctcttttatttgattgtttgttttaagcCATTATGATTAATTGGTTTTGACTCTTTTGCATGATTTCAATTCATTTTGAACATTGTTGCTCTATGAGTGATCCTTGACTAAAGCTTGTTTTGGAGCTTTTACGTACAAGAATGTTGCTTCGGTTCATTAAAGAATTTGCTGGATGTAGAAGCCAGCTGAACGGTCTCTTACTTTCTAGGCTATGCAATTCTTATATATAGTTAGAGCATCtggttaaaatatttagaaCAATGATACACCCATTTCTGATCTATTTAATTTCATGTCTTCTCTAATGGATCTTTCCAAAGTCTAAGCATCATAGAAGTTTTAGGCATTCTAATCCATAATCAAATACAGGCAGGCCTATCAAGTGTTATCATTTTATATAGTATATTTGTGTTTGTTGACTTTGATTTTAAGGCTCGAGGAATTCCTATCTTGGTTGGTAGACAGAGCAGGAAATTGACCATTTTCAACTTTGTCTTTGATTGGCAAAAATGAATCTAATTTTTCACCGTGTATACTACAAAGATGGCTCTGACTCAAATTTGGTTTTACAATGGTTTTGAATGCTACTGCTCTGCACTACAGGACCGAGTCTTCTTGCAGTCATGACTGAGCATGACTTCCTACACTTAGAATATAAGTTGGATGACTTGGTTTTCTGTACCTGGGTGAACATTTGTTTGCTTAAATTTCCATGGGGTTGTGGGCTGGGGCAAAACCCTCACGTCAGAGGCTGCGCAGAGTAGATACTAACTGGTTTTAAAGTTACATATCTATACTGTTTCCATGGAGTAACATTCTAAAAGTTCTGATTCTCTGCCAAGTTCAATGTTAGCATGTGAAATTACTAGATGGCTTCAATGGgaataatagcaaaaataggTTGGTCAGTATGGACAATGCAGTTATTTGTCTCTGTAGCATATTATATGATTCATATCATGATTGATTTACAGATGCTAACAATGAGAAATGGATTGAGTTTGCACCCGATGTGCTTACCAGGAGCACTACAGCCAATGCAGCTGCCCTTGTCAGGAATGAGCTTTGATGAAGGGATTGGATTGTTAACTACCAATACATTAACAGGCAT harbors:
- the LOC18104866 gene encoding transcription factor SPATULA isoform X2 → MEDLYGAAAATEPEEISTFLHQLLHNNSSSPSKFMHHALSTPVENGVELLDRHRFSETECGAGVNFSDPDGYYAKEGVGNAVVSKRGGVSVEDDLGDFSCDSEGVEVQANTARPRSSSKRSRAAEVHNLSEKRRRSRINEKMKALQNLIPNSNKTDKASMLDEAIEYLKQLQLQVQMLTMRNGLSLHPMCLPGALQPMQLPLSGMSFDEGIGLLTTNTLTGIFSANEESSEQNSLNLPTQCTISNQPITIPSGTNITSSETNFGFEPQIHVNHAPFNLSTSSKEICREGTPQAKLEMNQTTKTSPSGVA
- the LOC18104866 gene encoding transcription factor SPATULA isoform X1, encoding MEDLYGAAAATEPEEISTFLHQLLHNNSSSPSKFMHHALSTPVENGVELLDRHRFSETECGAGVNFSDPDGYYAKEGVGNAVVSKRGGVSVEDDLGDFSCDSEKGVEVQANTARPRSSSKRSRAAEVHNLSEKRRRSRINEKMKALQNLIPNSNKTDKASMLDEAIEYLKQLQLQVQMLTMRNGLSLHPMCLPGALQPMQLPLSGMSFDEGIGLLTTNTLTGIFSANEESSEQNSLNLPTQCTISNQPITIPSGTNITSSETNFGFEPQIHVNHAPFNLSTSSKEICREGTPQAKLEMNQTTKTSPSGVA